The genomic stretch TTATCAACTTAGAGAAGTTTTCAGATTAATGAACCACAGATTTAATGATAAATAGAAAGTAGGCATTGCTTATAATGTTAGAGTGTGGTTTACCAAATTGAAAAGCACTGTAAACGGAATTGTTTTTGTTATTTAAATCTATATCATAACTAGACTGGTAAAATCATTTTAAGAAATCATCTTAATAGTGAGATACGTTCGTGGAAATTTTAATAGTAGAAGACGAAAAAGAAATCGCTCAATTGATTCATAATTGTTTAACCAGAGAAGGATTTAATTGTCACTTTGCTTATGATGGATTATCTGCACTTGATAATGTCAAAACTATACAACCAGATTTGATTATTCTCGATCTTTTGTTACCTAAACTTGATGGTTTGGAAGTGTGTAATAGAATTAGAAATCAAGCAACAATAAAAGATCCTTATATTCTTATGGTCACTGCAAAAGGAGAAGAAATAGATCGAGTTATTGGCTTATCAACGGGGGCGGATGATTATCTTGTCAAGCCTTTTAGCCCAAGGGAATTAGTCGCAAGAGTGAGAGCATTATTGCGTCGTAGTATGCGTCATGGAGGACAATCTCAAATTTACGAATCTCCTCATTTTATCTTAAATTTAGATGAACACACTGCAATACGCCAATTAGATAGTGAAGGTGAGGAGATATTAGATTTAACAGCATTAGAGTTTAATCTATTAGCTGTTTTTATGAATTATCCAGGTAAAGTATGGAGTCGCACTCAATTAATTGATAAACTTTGGGGTTCTGATTTTTTTGGGGATGAAAGGGTAGTTGACACCCATATTAGTCGTTTACGCAAAAAAATCGAGCCTAATCCGGCACAACCTTCTTTTATTAAAACTGTTGTTGGTGTTGGTTATAAATTTGAAGATGAGACTAATCTATAGATAAATGAATATCTTTGTTTACTGAAGGGGCAGCAACGTACTCATAATGCAGATTGAATAAGGGAAATAGCTTTCATACCTTGACGATAATATAGCAGATAACGAGTTGATTAGGACGTTTCGAGATTTCGAGCATAGGGAGGAATAACAACTATAGATTTTGAGAATGTTTTAACTAACCCGTTTATTGCTATATTAGTATAATTCAAGGAATTAGACTTTGCTGAAAAAGATAGATAAAAAGTCATCTTTTTTTTATGGGAGAAACTAATTGAAAGGCTTGGGTTACTGCCTCCCACAATAATTGTGGATGTTCTTCTATTTGATTATTTGTTGACATTTCTTCTAGTCTTTGTAAGGTATCAGCAATGATTTTTCTGCCTTTGCTACCATAGGCAACTCCAGAAATTTTAGAAGGAGTTAAGTTAAGTTTGTTTAATTTTTCGATCGTATATTCATTCGTACCTCCAGCTAATTGGATAAAGCCGGGTAAATTTGTCTGTTTCATTTTTTGGGCATATTTAATCGTTAAATGAGTAGTTCCACTACCTATGTCGCCACTCATAGGTCGTCCGTCAGTTTGCCATATTAGGGGAATATTAACGGGATGAATATATTGATAAATCTCAGTTAAATATTCGGTAACGGTATCGGTATAGGGGCAACTGATGGCGATTAATTGCAATTGTTGAAGACGTGGTTTTACCATATCCCAAACTTGGATAAAATTTTGTAGATGTCCTTGTTTCGTATGAATTTCAATAGCATTAATGGGTAATGTATCTAACCATTGTAAAACTTCTTTGGTGCTGATAATTCTTGATTCAGTGTGAATAATATTAATAGGACAAATGGGCAAACATCTTCCACAACCATAGCATAGTTCTTCTACTATCCCTTGATGTTGATTCACAATTGGTATTGTGCGATCGTCAAATTTTATCGCTTCGGCAGGACAAATTTTTTCACAAGGTCGAGGACAATCGATCGAGCAAAGGTTAGTATTAAAATAGGCTTTACGAAAATGAGGATCTTCACCATCGTTGATACTAACCATCAGTAATGGTCTAATGTGGGGATTATATCCCAAATCGATCGCCTGTTGACGGTAATTTTGAGCGATTTTAATGCCTTCTAAGGCGCTATGGATAACGGCTTTATCAGGGGCAACATCAAGACAGTCAGCACCCGCTAAGGTATAAATAAGGGCAAGGTTACGAATGGAGGGTAAATGTTGATAACTTGCACCGCAAATCAGCTTAAACCATCTACCCTGTTTTAAAGATTCTAAAGGTAACAAGATATTTGATAATGAATTGAGAATTGAGAGTTTAATATTTTGTCTATAATTTAATTAGCTATTGACTTCTGCCATTTCGATGACACGATTATCATAATCTTTAACTAAAAAATTAAGAGGGATTTCTTGACGAATTTTATATTTTAAACGGCGAGACTGTACTTTTAATAATAAAGCGTCTAAACATTCTCGATCGAAACAAACATGACGTTGACAATTTTTATATCCTAAACTAGCACCACCGATAATATGCAATTGAGTGTTTTTCTTGAGTTGATACCATAGTCCATCACTAGGTTTAGGCATACTATCATTAATCGTTGATCCCATGTAAATAGGATCAAAACTATTAGCTCCTAAACTTTGCTCGTAGTTATAGTAATAGTGTAGGGGAATATCAGCGATCGGTAAATCTAATAATTCCTCATAAAATTGTCGGGCAATACTCAAATCAGATACCATCACAGTATAAACCTTCGGCGCACTGGTTAAAAACATCCACATTGCACCACCATAGGCTATTAACAACATTACCATGATGCCCTGTGTTGAAAACAAACTATCGGTTAACTCTGGGAAAAAAGCACCAAAATAAGTATTAACCATAGTTAAACTGCCATCTATAATCATATTTCGTCTAAAATATTAACCTATCCTGTCTATTATGAAAGATTGATCGGTATTTAAGCAATAAATCTATTCTTTGATTATTAATGATTATGACTATTGATAGTGATGTTATTCTTGAATTAAATCATGAATTAATTAAACCATTACAAGATCTTGATGATTTAAAATTGTGGCAATTATGGCAAAAATCTCCCCATCAGGCAAGATATTTAATTGTGCTTTTTTATCGTTATGCTTATCTAACCGATATGATAAATAATGATTTGAATAATATAGAAACTCAACAACAATATTTTGAACGCTTATGGTTTTTTCTATTCGATCGATTATCTACTTATAATATTCAAGAAAATTCTTTACTATCAGAAGTTATTACTCAATTAATTAATCAATTTTTTAACGAAGAAAAAGTTATCGTTACTCAAACTTATCAAAATGATTATAATTTACAAATTCGCTATTTACCCTTAAAATATTATTTGCAAAAAAATCTTGATAAATTACCTTATCTTGAGAGAATAATTCTAGTTACTAAGGATAAATTTACATGGGAAGATGAAAAAATTTTACAATATTTAAGACAACAAAAACAAGAAGTTACTCTAGCTGAAATTAAAGCCTATTATACTCAAGCACATTCTCGATTACTTAACTTATTACCGATCGATATTATCAGTATTTATCTTTAGATTTTATGAAAAAAATCCCAAACTAATTTATGTTACTGTCAAAATGATTTAGGTAAACCAGCTTGTTTTAAAACTGCATTAGCCGTGTGACGAGATAAAATTTTTTGAGCAACAACAAATCTTTTATTACTAACAGAACTATACCAAATTTTATGATCTGCCTTACCTTGTCTTTCAATATAACAACTTGCATCTATAGCGTTTCCCATAGTTATGAGGTACGGGTAGATCTTTGAAACCTTGAAACCTATTGCCCTTGGGAAATAAGTGTACCTTAGTATTCAGATAAACGCTATATTAAAATTTTTTTTAATTCAGGAGGGCTTTGTTGCTAAGTGAGTCCATAGTGACTTTCCTTTCGCTAAATATAGAGTAGTGATTACTCACATTAACCCTACAGATAGTGTCGAAAATACTCATTTACGGAAATCCTATTATATAATGAAATTTATCTAAGAACAAATGAACTTTAAAACTATTGTCAACGATCGTAAAGCATGAAATCTAATCAAATACAACCATTAGGCTCAGTAATTCAAGGCTCTTTAAGTGAAGGTTTGGAGGTAAGATTGCATCCTGATATATCCGTAGAAGATATGAGAGTAGGAAAATTTTTAGTAGTACAAGGCACTCGATCGAAATTTTTTTGTCTGCTTACGGATGTATCTTTAGGAACTTCTAATCCCCGTATCTTCACTCATCCCCCTGATCCTAATGATGATTTCTGGTTAGATATACTAGCAGGTAGTGATACCTACGGCACGATCGAAATTGCACCAATGTTAATGTTAACCTTGACAAATAAGGAAGAATATGGTACTAAATTTGATAATATTCCGTCATTAAATGGCATCGAAACAGAGTTACAACTATTACCCGTAAAAACCATTCCAAGCCATTTTAGCCAAGTTTATGAGTCCACAGAAGGAGATTTTCGATCGGTTTTTGGGTGGGAAAATGATCCTCATAAATGTAACTTTGCCATCGGACAACCTTTAGATATGGATGTGCCTGTTTGTATGGATTTAGGTCGTTTTGTGGAACGTAGTAACGGTATATTCGGTAAATCTGGTACAGGAAAATCGTTTCTAACACGATTGTTAATTTCAGGTATTATTCGCAAACAAGCCGCCGTTAATCTTATGTTTGATATGCACTCAGAGTATGGTTGGGCGGCCGTAAGTGAAGGAAAACAATTTAGTATGGTAAAGGGTTTAAAACAACTTTTTCCTAATCGAGTAGAAATTTATACTCTCGATGCTGAATCAACTCAACGTAGAGGTGTTCCCCAAGCTCACGAATTATATTTGAGTTATGATCAAATCGAAATTGAAGATTTAAAGTTAATTGCAAGAGAATTAAATCTATCAGAAGCCAGTTTGGATAATGCTAATGTTTTAGCTTCAGAATTCGGCAGGGATTGGATTTATCGTCTTTTGAACATGACAAATGAGGATATACAAATATTTTGTAACGAAAAACAAGGACATCAAGGTTCAATTATGGCACTACAAAGAAAGTTGAAACGTCTTGAGAGTCTTAAGTATATGCGATCGGCTTGTCCCCATAACTATATCAAGGAAATTCTTGATCTTTTAGAGGGTGGAAAACACGTTGTAGTTGAATTTGGCTCTCAGGGTAATATGCTTTCTTATATGTTGGTGACTAATATGATTACTCGCCGTATTCATAATGCCTATGTGAAAAAAGCTGAAACATTTTTACAGACTAAAAACATACTTGATCGACCTCGTCAATTAGTGATTACTATAGAAGAAGCCCATCGTTTTCTGGATTCTAAGATTGTACATCAAACTATCTTCGGCACGATCGCCCGGGAAATGCGCAAATATTTTGTAACTCTTTTGATTGTAGATCAAAGACCATCAGGTATTGATAATGAAGTAATGTCTCAGGTGGGGACAAGAATTACTTGTCTTCTCAATGATGAAAAAGACATAGACGCTATATTTACAGGGGTATCGGGTGCAAGTGGTTTACGATCGGTACTAGCTAAACTCGACTCCAAACAACAAGCCTTAGTATTAGGCCATGCAGTACCTATGCCTGTAGTTATTCGTACTAGAGCTTACGATGGAACATTTTATGAAGAAATTGGAGATTCTGATTGGCAAAACAAAACTGACGAAGAAGTATTTAGAATTGCCGAAAATAATTTTTCCGATTTATTCTAAACTTTGTTTTTTATCACTATAACGTTACATAAATTTACACAAAATCAGCAAACATGAAAATAAATTAAAATTACTGTTTTTTAGATAATAAAAGTGCTAATCTATAAAGTATAGAGAAAAAAAAAAGGAGGAAAACGTTACTAAATAGCAAATAACTACACTTAAAAATATTATGTTATTTAGACGCACAATCAACTGTTTTAGTTGCCAAACTTCTCAACCTAAATTCATTAATTTTTAATCAATGCAGGATGTTGAATTATAGGAAAAAATACTATAAAACGTTCAATTTTGAGAATTAACGCTAAAACTTGGGTTTTTTTCAAGTTTAAAAAAGGTTAGTGATTACCTAATAAATGGAGTATTAATTATGAAATTTTTAATTCAAGGAAACAATATTGAAGTTACTGAATCTATCCATGATTATGTAGAAGAAAAATTAGAAAAAGCCGTTAAACATTTTCAAAATTTGGCCACAAAAGTTGACGTACATTTATCTGTTGCTCGTAACGCTCGTATAAGTAATAAACATAAAGCGGAGGTAACAGTATATGCCAATGGTACGATAATTCGAGCTCAAGAAGATAGTGAAAATTTATACGCCAGTATTGACCTTGTTTCTGATAAAATTGCTCGTCAATTGCGCAAATATAAAGAAAGACAATTAGACAAAAAAACCCACTCCCAAGTTAAAACCACTGATTCTGTTGAAGAAAAACCCGTTGAAGGTACTCTAATCGGCGATCGTGAGCCGGTATTACCGACAGAAGTAGTAAGAATGAAATATTTTGCCATGAACCCTATGACGATCGATGATGCTCTAGAACAGTTACAAATGGTAGATCATGATTTCTATATGTTTCAAAATAAAGAAACAGGAGAAATTAATGTTATCTATCAACGTAATCATGGTGGATTTGGTGTAATTCAACCTCGTCACGCTAATGTTTAAGTTGACAGTTTAAATTGACAGTTGACAATTATCAATTACTATATTGTTTAATGAAATCGATCGCTTTTTCTAAAGACACAGGAGGAGAAAAGAAGTATCCTTGTCCATAATTGCATTTTAAAGAGGATAATATCTTCAATTGTTCTTCATTTTCAATACCTTCTGCAACTGCCGTCATATCTAAACCGTGGGATAAATCAATTAAAGTACGACAAATAATTTGATCTTTAATATTATTTTCTAAATCTTTAACAAAACATTGATCAATTTTTAAAGTGTCGAATTGAAAGTTTTTTAAGTAAGCTAAATTAGCGTAACCTGTTCCAAAATCATCTATAACCAAAGGTAAACCAAAATTACGACAATCTTCGACTAAAGATAAGGCTGTTTCTCCTTCAAATAAACTTCTTTCTAAAATCTCTAATTTTATTTGTTGCGGATTGATACCAGAGACTTTAATTTTTTCTTTTAATATATTGATAAATTCAGGACTATGAATCTGCTTTTCAGCTACATTAATACTTAAAAATATATCATAATTAGTTTCTTTTTTTATTCGATCGATAGCACTTAAAGCCTTATCTAATAACCATTCTCCCATAGGAATAATTAAAGAAGTGGACTCTGCTAGGGGAATAAATATTGAGGGAGAAACATTCCCTCTAGTGGGAGAAAACCAACGTAATAAAACTTCAAAACCGACGATTAAATTAGTTTTTAAATCGACGATCGGTTGATAAAATGGATGTAATTGT from Geminocystis sp. NIES-3709 encodes the following:
- a CDS encoding response regulator — its product is MEILIVEDEKEIAQLIHNCLTREGFNCHFAYDGLSALDNVKTIQPDLIILDLLLPKLDGLEVCNRIRNQATIKDPYILMVTAKGEEIDRVIGLSTGADDYLVKPFSPRELVARVRALLRRSMRHGGQSQIYESPHFILNLDEHTAIRQLDSEGEEILDLTALEFNLLAVFMNYPGKVWSRTQLIDKLWGSDFFGDERVVDTHISRLRKKIEPNPAQPSFIKTVVGVGYKFEDETNL
- the ldpA gene encoding circadian clock protein LdpA; its protein translation is MLLPLESLKQGRWFKLICGASYQHLPSIRNLALIYTLAGADCLDVAPDKAVIHSALEGIKIAQNYRQQAIDLGYNPHIRPLLMVSINDGEDPHFRKAYFNTNLCSIDCPRPCEKICPAEAIKFDDRTIPIVNQHQGIVEELCYGCGRCLPICPINIIHTESRIISTKEVLQWLDTLPINAIEIHTKQGHLQNFIQVWDMVKPRLQQLQLIAISCPYTDTVTEYLTEIYQYIHPVNIPLIWQTDGRPMSGDIGSGTTHLTIKYAQKMKQTNLPGFIQLAGGTNEYTIEKLNKLNLTPSKISGVAYGSKGRKIIADTLQRLEEMSTNNQIEEHPQLLWEAVTQAFQLVSPIKKR
- a CDS encoding glyoxalase-like domain protein yields the protein MIIDGSLTMVNTYFGAFFPELTDSLFSTQGIMVMLLIAYGGAMWMFLTSAPKVYTVMVSDLSIARQFYEELLDLPIADIPLHYYYNYEQSLGANSFDPIYMGSTINDSMPKPSDGLWYQLKKNTQLHIIGGASLGYKNCQRHVCFDRECLDALLLKVQSRRLKYKIRQEIPLNFLVKDYDNRVIEMAEVNS
- a CDS encoding type II toxin-antitoxin system HicA family toxin, giving the protein MGNAIDASCYIERQGKADHKIWYSSVSNKRFVVAQKILSRHTANAVLKQAGLPKSF
- a CDS encoding ATP-binding protein; the encoded protein is MKSNQIQPLGSVIQGSLSEGLEVRLHPDISVEDMRVGKFLVVQGTRSKFFCLLTDVSLGTSNPRIFTHPPDPNDDFWLDILAGSDTYGTIEIAPMLMLTLTNKEEYGTKFDNIPSLNGIETELQLLPVKTIPSHFSQVYESTEGDFRSVFGWENDPHKCNFAIGQPLDMDVPVCMDLGRFVERSNGIFGKSGTGKSFLTRLLISGIIRKQAAVNLMFDMHSEYGWAAVSEGKQFSMVKGLKQLFPNRVEIYTLDAESTQRRGVPQAHELYLSYDQIEIEDLKLIARELNLSEASLDNANVLASEFGRDWIYRLLNMTNEDIQIFCNEKQGHQGSIMALQRKLKRLESLKYMRSACPHNYIKEILDLLEGGKHVVVEFGSQGNMLSYMLVTNMITRRIHNAYVKKAETFLQTKNILDRPRQLVITIEEAHRFLDSKIVHQTIFGTIAREMRKYFVTLLIVDQRPSGIDNEVMSQVGTRITCLLNDEKDIDAIFTGVSGASGLRSVLAKLDSKQQALVLGHAVPMPVVIRTRAYDGTFYEEIGDSDWQNKTDEEVFRIAENNFSDLF
- the hpf gene encoding ribosome hibernation-promoting factor, HPF/YfiA family, translated to MKFLIQGNNIEVTESIHDYVEEKLEKAVKHFQNLATKVDVHLSVARNARISNKHKAEVTVYANGTIIRAQEDSENLYASIDLVSDKIARQLRKYKERQLDKKTHSQVKTTDSVEEKPVEGTLIGDREPVLPTEVVRMKYFAMNPMTIDDALEQLQMVDHDFYMFQNKETGEINVIYQRNHGGFGVIQPRHANV
- a CDS encoding EAL domain-containing protein; amino-acid sequence: MNQKYDIEQKFLNRTLQVGECIFQEGDKGDFAYIIDEGEVEISTITATNERIVLNVLQSGDMFGELALVDGSPRSASAYAKTNVVLTIVTSEQVKTRIEDADPILKLLLIVVMKYFRSETGRLRSNTQEVDLSSLETQKQEYQEKIFQAIELIRLESDLRSGFKQEQLHPFYQPIVDLKTNLIVGFEVLLRWFSPTRGNVSPSIFIPLAESTSLIIPMGEWLLDKALSAIDRIKKETNYDIFLSINVAEKQIHSPEFINILKEKIKVSGINPQQIKLEILERSLFEGETALSLVEDCRNFGLPLVIDDFGTGYANLAYLKNFQFDTLKIDQCFVKDLENNIKDQIICRTLIDLSHGLDMTAVAEGIENEEQLKILSSLKCNYGQGYFFSPPVSLEKAIDFIKQYSN